From one Prosthecobacter dejongeii genomic stretch:
- a CDS encoding phytanoyl-CoA dioxygenase family protein: MTCAALADYNLESHGFCICPAVLSVAHCTAVIEELGPIVSAGRRGLLALPEIARLAHSPKLMELTRPWLPDPPRPVRAIFFDKSPDTNWLVAWHQDLTLSVRERRETPGFGPWSIKEGVPHVQPPVECLQRMITVRLHLDDADETNGALRVLPGSQAVGRLSAEQIRQWREDVPEVTCSASAGDALLMRPLLLHASGRSQSPRHRRVLHLEYAAFDLPAGLEWQEGLP; this comes from the coding sequence ATGACGTGCGCAGCCCTGGCGGATTATAACCTTGAATCTCACGGCTTCTGTATTTGCCCAGCAGTGCTGAGTGTGGCGCATTGCACTGCGGTTATCGAGGAGCTGGGGCCTATTGTCAGTGCAGGCCGGCGCGGGTTACTCGCGTTGCCAGAAATTGCACGGTTAGCTCATTCACCCAAGTTGATGGAATTGACGCGTCCCTGGTTGCCAGATCCACCTAGGCCAGTACGGGCTATATTCTTTGATAAATCGCCAGATACCAATTGGCTGGTCGCTTGGCATCAAGACCTGACTTTGTCGGTGCGCGAACGCCGTGAAACCCCTGGCTTTGGTCCTTGGAGCATCAAAGAAGGGGTTCCTCATGTGCAGCCACCGGTGGAATGTCTTCAGCGAATGATCACGGTGCGTCTGCATTTAGACGATGCAGATGAAACCAACGGTGCCTTGCGGGTCTTGCCTGGGTCACAGGCTGTAGGCCGACTGTCTGCCGAACAAATACGACAATGGCGGGAGGACGTGCCAGAAGTGACCTGCAGCGCCTCTGCTGGAGATGCGCTTTTGATGCGGCCACTGCTCTTGCATGCTTCGGGTCGTTCTCAAAGCCCGCGTCACCGCCGGGTATTGCACCTAGAGTATGCTGCGTTTGATCTGCCTGCCGGGCTTGAATGGCAAGAGGGGCTTCCCTGA
- a CDS encoding tetratricopeptide repeat protein, with protein sequence MSKATPPASPAPALDTLVPSSPMEQFLEANFKKLVLLSAAIALAAVVYGIISYTNKANAVAAGEAFAAAKTVEDCDLVISNHPGTTAAGNALVLKADFLWIQDKKDASVAALREFTTKHSDHPLLPEVILALATKLEVMGKADEAKPLFERVVSEFASSDAAALAQLRLGDLLWAAGKEEEAKAAYEAVPAKFITADPAFLDQSEGRLKWIAAKLPTKEVDGPPKPKVEAPAPGAPQLKLDSTSLNPTLMPAGAAPQIQVSPVAPSAPQIQVTPSAAPAPVMPAAPKIEVPAVPAAPAVPATPAPEAPKIEVKPAPAVPAPAPAPTPAPVPAPAQPETPAPAVPAKAS encoded by the coding sequence ATGTCCAAAGCGACTCCTCCCGCCTCACCGGCACCTGCTCTCGATACACTCGTTCCCTCCTCCCCGATGGAACAGTTCTTGGAAGCGAACTTCAAAAAACTCGTCCTGCTCAGTGCAGCGATCGCCCTGGCGGCAGTCGTTTACGGCATCATCAGTTACACCAACAAAGCCAATGCTGTAGCGGCTGGTGAGGCTTTTGCCGCTGCCAAAACGGTGGAAGATTGTGACCTCGTCATCAGCAATCATCCTGGCACCACTGCTGCTGGGAATGCACTCGTCCTGAAGGCCGATTTCTTGTGGATCCAGGATAAGAAGGACGCTTCTGTGGCAGCTCTTCGTGAGTTCACCACCAAGCACTCAGACCATCCTCTCCTGCCGGAAGTTATCCTTGCTCTGGCGACCAAGCTGGAAGTCATGGGTAAGGCTGACGAAGCCAAACCTTTGTTTGAGCGTGTGGTTTCTGAATTTGCGAGCAGTGATGCTGCTGCTTTGGCTCAGCTTCGTCTCGGGGATTTGCTCTGGGCTGCTGGCAAAGAAGAGGAAGCTAAAGCTGCATACGAAGCCGTGCCTGCCAAGTTCATCACCGCAGATCCTGCTTTCCTCGACCAGAGCGAAGGCCGCCTGAAGTGGATCGCAGCCAAGTTGCCGACGAAGGAAGTGGATGGACCGCCGAAACCTAAAGTGGAAGCTCCTGCCCCGGGCGCTCCCCAGTTGAAGCTGGACTCCACCAGTCTCAATCCTACCTTGATGCCAGCCGGCGCAGCACCTCAGATCCAGGTTTCCCCCGTCGCTCCGAGTGCCCCTCAGATCCAGGTGACGCCATCCGCTGCCCCTGCACCTGTTATGCCCGCTGCACCGAAAATCGAAGTGCCTGCTGTCCCAGCCGCGCCCGCAGTCCCTGCGACGCCAGCTCCTGAAGCACCCAAGATCGAAGTGAAGCCTGCCCCGGCAGTTCCAGCCCCTGCGCCAGCGCCCACCCCAGCTCCCGTGCCTGCCCCGGCACAGCCTGAGACCCCGGCTCCAGCGGTTCCTGCGAAGGCATCCTAA
- the cysK gene encoding cysteine synthase A, with protein MGHIYNNIVETVGKTPLVKLNKVTAGLDATIALKCEFFNPLGSVKDRIGMAMIEDAEARGILTKDTVIIEPTSGNTGIALAFVAAAKGYKLILTMPETMSLERRTLLALLGAELVLTPGPQGMKGAIAKAEELLKETPNAWIPQQFENPANPAIHMKTTAEEIWADTDGKVDIFVAAVGTGGTITGTCEVIKPRKPSFQAIAVEPEASPVINQTLAGEPVQPGPHKIQGTGAGFVPKNLHLKDSAGNAQIVECIKVSNDDAFAMARRLAKEEGLLVGISTGANVVAAIQVAQRPENKGKLIVTVACSTGERYLSTALADEARAKVGA; from the coding sequence ATGGGCCATATCTACAATAACATCGTCGAAACCGTCGGCAAGACGCCGCTGGTCAAACTGAACAAAGTGACGGCTGGCCTGGATGCCACCATCGCTCTGAAGTGCGAGTTTTTTAATCCGCTCGGCAGTGTGAAAGACCGTATTGGCATGGCCATGATTGAGGACGCTGAGGCCCGTGGCATTTTGACCAAGGATACGGTCATCATTGAGCCAACCAGTGGTAACACCGGGATCGCTCTGGCCTTTGTGGCTGCGGCTAAAGGTTACAAGCTGATTTTGACGATGCCAGAAACCATGAGCCTGGAGCGCCGCACGCTGCTGGCTCTCCTGGGTGCTGAGTTGGTGCTGACTCCTGGACCGCAGGGCATGAAAGGCGCGATTGCCAAAGCAGAAGAGCTGCTCAAGGAAACACCCAATGCGTGGATCCCCCAGCAGTTCGAAAACCCGGCTAACCCAGCCATCCACATGAAGACCACCGCAGAGGAAATCTGGGCGGATACGGATGGCAAGGTGGATATTTTTGTGGCCGCAGTCGGCACCGGTGGCACCATCACCGGTACCTGTGAGGTTATCAAACCTCGCAAGCCAAGCTTCCAGGCCATCGCAGTGGAGCCAGAAGCCTCTCCGGTCATCAATCAGACCCTCGCAGGCGAACCTGTGCAGCCGGGCCCACACAAGATCCAGGGAACAGGCGCTGGTTTTGTGCCAAAGAACCTGCACCTGAAAGACAGCGCGGGTAATGCCCAGATTGTCGAGTGCATCAAAGTCAGCAATGACGATGCGTTCGCCATGGCTCGTCGCCTGGCTAAAGAAGAAGGCCTGCTGGTCGGTATCAGCACCGGGGCTAACGTCGTCGCCGCTATTCAGGTCGCGCAGCGCCCTGAAAACAAAGGCAAACTGATTGTTACCGTCGCCTGCTCCACAGGTGAACGTTACCTCTCCACCGCTCTGGCGGATGAGGCCCGTGCCAAAGTGGGGGCTTAA